Proteins from one Amycolatopsis benzoatilytica AK 16/65 genomic window:
- a CDS encoding DUF397 domain-containing protein — protein sequence MIEVSYPMPPNAPNHNGWFKSSFSSNANNCVEVRFDGDRVGVRDSKYRRNPANHPGREPIITVTAAQWMVWLDELTGRADVGTNGVLSVETTPDGGAILRGADTAVTLCYTSGEWQTYLAGVREGEFDHPTLAALAS from the coding sequence ATGATCGAGGTGAGCTACCCGATGCCCCCCAACGCTCCGAACCACAACGGCTGGTTCAAGTCATCCTTCTCGTCCAACGCGAACAACTGCGTCGAAGTACGATTCGACGGCGACCGCGTAGGGGTCCGGGACAGCAAGTACCGGCGCAATCCCGCCAACCACCCCGGACGGGAACCGATCATCACCGTCACGGCCGCCCAGTGGATGGTCTGGCTGGACGAACTGACCGGGCGCGCCGATGTGGGCACCAACGGCGTGCTGAGCGTCGAGACGACGCCGGACGGCGGCGCGATCCTGCGCGGAGCCGACACGGCTGTAACGCTGTGTTACACCAGTGGCGAGTGGCAGACCTACCTCGCGGGCGTACGTGAGGGCGAGTTCGACCATCCCACCCTCGCCGCGCTCGCCAGCTGA